The following proteins are encoded in a genomic region of bacterium:
- the tnpB gene encoding IS66 family insertion sequence element accessory protein TnpB (TnpB, as the term is used for proteins encoded by IS66 family insertion elements, is considered an accessory protein, since TnpC, encoded by a neighboring gene, is a DDE family transposase.), producing MIQLTPQMRILVAVEAVDFRRGIDGLSRVCRQVMGADPFSGWVFVFRNRRRTAIKVLVYDGQGFWLCCKRLSKGKFSWWPNESGKVSSLAAHDLQLLIWNGNPESAQVAPMWKQIQLPG from the coding sequence ATGATCCAGCTCACCCCTCAGATGAGGATATTGGTAGCGGTAGAAGCAGTGGATTTTCGTCGAGGGATTGATGGTCTGTCAAGGGTATGTCGGCAGGTGATGGGGGCTGATCCCTTTTCGGGATGGGTATTTGTATTTCGCAATCGCAGAAGGACAGCCATAAAGGTGTTAGTATATGACGGGCAAGGGTTTTGGCTATGCTGTAAGCGGTTGTCGAAGGGAAAGTTTAGCTGGTGGCCCAATGAGAGTGGGAAGGTAAGCTCACTGGCCGCTCATGATTTACAGCTTCTTATCTGGAATGGCAATCCGGAGAGTGCACAAGTAGCACCTATGTGGAAGCAGATTCAGCTACCTGGATGA
- the udp gene encoding uridine phosphorylase, with translation MKTVYHLKLHQEMLEGAEFALLPGDPARVEKIALSYDRQARHLASHREFTSFLGYLDTVPVLTMSTGIGGPSTAIVVEELAMLGVDTFIRIGTTGAIQKNIQVQDVIITTASVRLDGTSTHYAPIEYPAVAHYLIVQALVAAARSLNIPHHVGITASSDSFYPGQERYDSFSGSVIRKFQGSLKEWQTLGVLNYEMESSTLFTVCSALGLRAGCISGVIVNRVVENQIQEDAISPAEEKTMRVAVEALRRLVK, from the coding sequence ATGAAAACGGTCTACCATCTTAAACTCCACCAGGAGATGCTGGAGGGAGCAGAATTTGCTCTCCTGCCGGGTGATCCCGCACGGGTGGAAAAGATCGCCCTCTCGTATGACCGGCAGGCCAGGCATCTTGCCAGTCATCGGGAATTCACCTCATTTCTGGGCTACCTGGATACGGTTCCCGTACTGACCATGTCCACAGGCATTGGCGGGCCATCGACAGCCATTGTGGTCGAAGAACTGGCCATGCTCGGAGTGGACACCTTCATCCGCATCGGCACAACCGGCGCTATCCAGAAAAATATTCAGGTGCAGGATGTAATTATCACCACCGCTTCGGTCCGGCTGGATGGCACATCAACTCACTACGCACCGATCGAATACCCTGCCGTGGCCCATTACCTGATCGTTCAGGCCCTGGTTGCTGCCGCTCGGTCATTGAATATACCCCACCATGTCGGTATCACTGCCTCCTCCGACAGCTTTTATCCCGGCCAGGAACGGTATGATTCCTTTTCCGGCAGCGTCATCAGGAAGTTTCAGGGGAGCCTTAAGGAGTGGCAAACGCTGGGAGTTTTGAATTACGAGATGGAATCGTCGACGCTCTTCACCGTTTGCAGCGCTCTCGGACTTCGCGCCGGATGCATCAGCGGTGTCATCGTCAACCGGGTGGTCGAAAACCAGATCCAGGAGGATGCAATTTCTCCGGCTGAGGAGAAAACCATGCGGGTGGCTGTAGAAGCCCTGAGAAGGTTAGTAAAGTAG